A genomic region of Natronoarchaeum mannanilyticum contains the following coding sequences:
- a CDS encoding DNA-directed RNA polymerase subunit L, with protein sequence MELRVIESSDEEISIEIGGEDHTFMNVLKGALLETEGVTAATYDVNPEQSGGQTEPILSVKTDETIEPLDAIEDAAGRIRDKTTAFKDAYDAAA encoded by the coding sequence ATGGAACTGCGGGTTATCGAGAGCAGCGACGAGGAGATCTCTATCGAGATCGGCGGGGAGGACCACACGTTCATGAACGTGCTGAAGGGCGCACTGCTGGAGACGGAGGGCGTCACCGCGGCGACGTACGACGTGAACCCCGAGCAGTCCGGCGGTCAGACCGAGCCGATTCTCTCGGTCAAGACCGACGAGACGATCGAACCGCTCGACGCGATCGAGGACGCAGCCGGTCGAATCCGCGACAAGACGACGGCGTTCAAGGACGCGTACGACGCCGCCGCGTAA
- the hisF gene encoding imidazole glycerol phosphate synthase subunit HisF, whose translation MGLTKRIIPCIDVDLDDDGNPAVYTGVHFEDLEYTGDPVEMAKRYNEAGADEFVFLDITASADGRETMLGVVEDVADEVFIPLTVGGGIRTREDIKETLRAGADKVSITTGALERPELINEGAAAFGSQCIVISVDAKRRFDEGGEHYFDVDGESCWFECTKKGGREGTGIDVIKWAKEAESRGAGELFVNSIDKDGTKEGYDVPLTDAVCDAVDTPVIASSGCGGPEDAYEVFTEADADAALAASIFHFDEYSIRDVKEYLDERGVPVRL comes from the coding sequence ATGGGTCTCACGAAACGGATCATCCCCTGTATCGACGTGGACCTCGACGACGACGGGAACCCGGCGGTGTACACCGGCGTTCATTTCGAGGACCTCGAATACACCGGGGATCCGGTCGAGATGGCCAAGCGATACAACGAGGCCGGCGCAGACGAGTTCGTCTTCCTCGACATCACCGCCAGCGCGGACGGTCGCGAAACGATGCTCGGCGTCGTCGAAGACGTCGCCGACGAGGTGTTCATCCCGCTCACCGTCGGCGGCGGCATCCGGACGCGCGAGGACATCAAAGAGACGCTCCGGGCCGGCGCGGACAAGGTCTCGATCACCACCGGCGCGCTCGAACGCCCCGAGCTGATAAACGAGGGCGCTGCGGCGTTCGGCAGCCAGTGCATCGTGATCAGCGTCGACGCCAAGCGGCGGTTCGACGAGGGCGGCGAGCACTACTTCGACGTCGACGGCGAGTCCTGCTGGTTCGAGTGTACCAAGAAAGGCGGCCGAGAGGGCACCGGCATCGACGTCATCAAGTGGGCTAAAGAGGCTGAGTCCCGGGGCGCCGGCGAGCTGTTCGTCAACTCGATCGACAAGGACGGCACCAAGGAGGGGTACGACGTTCCCCTCACGGACGCGGTCTGCGACGCCGTCGACACGCCGGTCATCGCCTCGTCGGGCTGTGGCGGCCCGGAAGACGCCTACGAGGTGTTCACCGAGGCCGACGCCGACGCGGCGCTGGCGGCGTCGATCTTCCACTTCGACGAGTACTCGATCCGGGACGTGAAAGAATACTTGGACGAGCGCGGGGTGCCGGTGCGGCTATGA